A genomic region of Arachis hypogaea cultivar Tifrunner chromosome 5, arahy.Tifrunner.gnm2.J5K5, whole genome shotgun sequence contains the following coding sequences:
- the LOC112800963 gene encoding thioredoxin H2, whose product MEANLFNFVFAERSSPSTTTSSPQVLTFHSTAKWNAHFGALKETDKLMVIDFTATWCAPCKFMDPVIQDFAANYKDVEFIKIDVDELMEVSQAFQVQALPTFILIKKGKVVDRVVGVRKEELQRMIEKHTK is encoded by the exons ATGGAAGCAAActtgttcaattttgtttttgCTGAAAGATCATCACCATCAACTACTACTTCATCACCTCAAGTCCTTACCTTCCATTCCACTGCTAAATGGAATGCTCATTTTGGTGCCTTGAAAGAAACGGACAAATTG ATGGTGATTGATTTTACAGCTACATGGTGTGCACCTTGCAAATTCATGGATCCAGTTATTCAAGATTTTGCTGCAAATTACAAAGATGTTGAGTTCATCAAGATTGATGTGGATGAGCTAATG GAGGTGTCTCAAGCATTCCAAGTTCAAGCATTACCAACGTTTATACTCATTAAGAAAGGAAAAGTGGTTGATAGAGTGGTTGGAGTAAGAAAGGAGGAGCTGCAAAGGATGATTGAGAAACACACAAAATGA